In Bacteroidota bacterium, one genomic interval encodes:
- a CDS encoding DUF547 domain-containing protein has translation MYAVLKFSLILIHLSLSFFTGRVHPLAEPDTWADSTTYHIDHTLFDALLAQHVNAAGEVDYAAIKAGEGLQHYIAVLEQADPAQLSENEALAFWLNAYNAYTLKLIVDRYPVKSIKEITPLRIKGLALAVPKLNSPFEYSIATIAGKKLSLDDIEHKIIRKQFDEPRIHFALVCAAVSCPPLRREAYVASRLDAQLDDQARAFLFDETKNRVDTEKRTLYLSRIFKWFKSDFTSENRTLQQFLAPYYEGEAAAYMQADGYKVRYRKYNWALNDIGSMNN, from the coding sequence ATGTATGCAGTGCTGAAATTTTCTCTTATTCTGATTCACCTGTCGCTAAGCTTTTTCACAGGTCGGGTACATCCGCTGGCTGAACCTGACACCTGGGCAGATTCGACGACGTACCACATTGATCACACCTTGTTTGACGCACTTCTGGCGCAACACGTGAATGCTGCCGGCGAAGTGGACTACGCTGCGATCAAGGCAGGTGAAGGCTTGCAGCACTACATAGCAGTGCTCGAACAAGCAGATCCAGCGCAACTAAGCGAGAACGAAGCCCTGGCGTTTTGGCTTAATGCCTACAACGCGTACACATTGAAACTCATCGTAGATCGGTATCCCGTCAAAAGTATCAAGGAGATTACGCCGCTACGCATCAAGGGACTGGCGCTTGCTGTACCCAAACTGAATAGTCCGTTTGAGTACTCAATTGCTACCATTGCCGGCAAAAAGCTTTCGCTGGACGACATTGAGCATAAAATTATCCGCAAACAGTTTGATGAGCCCCGTATTCACTTTGCGCTGGTTTGTGCTGCGGTAAGCTGTCCGCCTTTGCGCCGGGAAGCGTATGTAGCAAGCCGGCTCGATGCCCAACTCGATGATCAGGCCCGCGCGTTTCTTTTTGACGAGACCAAAAATCGGGTGGATACCGAAAAGCGAACCCTCTATCTGTCGCGCATATTCAAGTGGTTCAAATCAGACTTTACAAGTGAAAACCGTACGCTGCAGCAGTTCCTTGCGCCGTACTATGAGGGTGAAGCCGCTGCTTACATGCAAGCCGACGGTTACAAGGTGCGCTATCGGAAATACAATTGGGCGCTCAACGATATCGGATCCATGAACAATTGA
- the gatB gene encoding Asp-tRNA(Asn)/Glu-tRNA(Gln) amidotransferase subunit GatB produces the protein MSTVKYEPVIGLEVHCQLQTASKAFSPDSATFGAGPNQHVDQVSLGHPGTLPVANARVIDYSIKMGLVTNCTIAPRSVFARKHYFYPDLPKGYQISQFETPICADGFLEILDDQEPEAGLKRIGITRIHMEEDAGKSIHDQDPLDTLMDYNRCGVPLIEIVSEPDIRTPHEAYLYMQRIRQFVRYLGICDGNMEEGSLRCDANVSVRPVGQEAFGTKTEVKNMNSFRNVERAIAYEIKRQIALIESGGEVVQETLLWDVDAQKTRTMRSKELAHDYRYFPDPDLVPLVVEETQLEEIRAGLPMMPAARIKQYTESLGLPRYDAEVLTEERPTADYFEATLKAYAAKKPDADQATAAKTISNIVMTSVLRVLNEQHLSIVDFPITPENMAGLVDLRLDNKISSSGAQTLFDLMLEDAEAPEALAASHNLLQVSDTGALLPVVQQVLADNPGQLAAFRGGKAGLIGYFIGQVMKTFPGSPDPKLVRQMILEQIEATK, from the coding sequence ATGTCTACCGTAAAATACGAGCCCGTAATTGGACTTGAGGTCCACTGTCAGCTTCAAACGGCTTCGAAGGCATTTAGTCCCGATTCAGCAACTTTTGGTGCCGGCCCCAACCAGCATGTCGATCAGGTAAGCCTTGGACATCCCGGTACATTGCCTGTCGCCAATGCCCGCGTCATCGACTATTCCATCAAAATGGGCCTGGTAACCAATTGCACCATTGCGCCACGGTCTGTATTTGCTCGCAAACACTACTTTTACCCGGATCTCCCCAAGGGGTATCAGATTTCCCAATTCGAAACGCCAATCTGTGCAGATGGCTTTTTGGAAATACTGGATGACCAGGAGCCAGAAGCCGGCCTGAAGCGCATCGGAATTACGCGCATTCATATGGAGGAAGATGCCGGCAAATCCATCCATGACCAGGACCCCCTGGACACGCTGATGGATTACAACCGCTGTGGCGTCCCCCTCATCGAAATTGTTAGCGAGCCTGATATTCGTACGCCGCACGAAGCATACCTCTACATGCAGCGCATACGTCAGTTTGTGCGGTATCTGGGAATTTGTGATGGCAACATGGAAGAAGGATCATTGCGCTGCGATGCCAACGTGTCTGTACGCCCGGTTGGGCAGGAGGCCTTTGGGACGAAGACGGAGGTCAAGAACATGAACTCCTTCCGGAATGTCGAGCGCGCGATTGCCTATGAAATCAAGCGCCAGATTGCATTGATTGAGTCGGGTGGTGAAGTGGTGCAGGAAACCCTGCTGTGGGATGTTGATGCCCAGAAGACGCGGACGATGCGGTCTAAAGAGCTAGCGCATGATTACCGCTATTTCCCGGATCCTGATTTGGTGCCACTGGTTGTTGAGGAAACGCAGCTGGAAGAAATCCGCGCCGGCCTGCCTATGATGCCGGCTGCCCGCATTAAACAGTACACAGAATCGTTGGGATTGCCCCGATACGACGCTGAGGTGCTCACCGAAGAGCGGCCCACAGCAGACTATTTCGAAGCAACCCTGAAGGCTTATGCTGCCAAAAAACCTGATGCAGATCAGGCAACTGCAGCCAAAACGATTTCAAACATAGTGATGACAAGCGTGCTGCGTGTATTAAACGAGCAACACTTGTCGATTGTAGATTTTCCCATCACACCGGAGAACATGGCCGGCCTGGTTGACCTCAGGCTGGACAATAAAATCAGTTCGAGTGGGGCGCAAACCCTGTTTGATTTGATGCTGGAAGATGCCGAGGCGCCCGAAGCCCTTGCTGCTTCCCACAACCTCCTGCAGGTATCTGATACTGGCGCCTTGCTGCCTGTTGTGCAGCAAGTACTTGCTGATAACCCCGGGCAGCTTGCCGCATTCCGGGGCGGAAAAGCCGGTCTTATAGGATACTTCATTGGGCAGGTTATGAAAACCTTCCCGGGTTCTCCTGATCCCAAACTGGTGCGGCAAATGATCCTCGAGCAAATCGAGGCCACCAAGTAA
- the bcp gene encoding thioredoxin-dependent thiol peroxidase: MAGAAMPEPGAQAPAFEGKTPAGDKLSLASLKGQKVALYFYPEDFTPGCTEQACSLRDGYKMLQDAGVAVVGVSPDGDEKHQKFVAEYKLPFPLLADPDKTIMTAYGTWGEKNLYGKIVVGVKRTTFLIDEEGVVKHVIKRPKVKDHAVQILKKFGLSN, from the coding sequence ATGGCTGGTGCAGCTATGCCAGAGCCCGGCGCTCAGGCTCCCGCATTTGAAGGAAAAACCCCTGCTGGTGATAAATTATCCCTTGCTTCATTGAAAGGCCAAAAAGTGGCCCTGTATTTCTATCCTGAAGATTTTACGCCTGGATGTACAGAACAGGCTTGCAGCCTGCGTGATGGCTATAAAATGTTACAGGATGCCGGCGTAGCCGTTGTTGGTGTGTCGCCGGATGGAGATGAGAAACACCAGAAGTTTGTCGCAGAATACAAGCTTCCGTTTCCCTTGCTGGCAGATCCGGATAAAACCATCATGACGGCCTATGGCACGTGGGGTGAAAAGAACCTCTACGGTAAAATAGTTGTCGGCGTGAAGCGTACAACCTTTTTGATAGACGAAGAGGGTGTGGTTAAGCACGTGATCAAGCGGCCGAAAGTCAAAGATCATGCAGTACAGATTCTAAAGAAGTTTGGCTTGTCAAACTGA